The DNA region AGATGCCGATCTTGGGTTCCGCCGGCTGTCTGGAGCCGCGGTCCTTCTTGCCCTGCTCGTGGGTCATGTTCCAGGCCCTGCTCTGGGCCGCAATCTTCTGCGCAAAATGATCGTCTAAGAGGCTCATACTATCTCCTTTTTCATTCTTCCATCTCTTTCAATATACAATCTTCGAGGAACATCGACTGCAGGGTGATGCACAAAGAGGTGGGTTTGGCGTCTTCCGAATAAAGGCTGCGGGCGAACTTGCCTCTTTCCAGCTGCTTTTCCTTGAATATTTCCGCATGGGCGGCAAAATCGAACACTTTCACGCGCTCCGGGTACTCGAGGGGGTACCCGCGGAGGGCCTCGTTTATAATATCTATCTGGTCGCGCGCCTCGGGCAGGTAGTCCACGGGTATGGTCACCACCATTATCCCGGACTGGGTCTTGTTCACCAGCTCGCGCACCAGGCCCGCGTAGTTGGCCGCGGTCTTCGCGCCGTCGCCGGTTTCCTTCCTCAGGTCGCGGAGGCCGAGCCCCAGCACTATGCGCCCGGCCTTCTTGCCGATGATGTCGGACGCTGCCCGCTGGACGAGCTGCGGTATGGAAAGGGGCGTTGGGGCGTTGATGGAAAACTGCATGGGCCTGGACGGCGCCCTGCACAGGAGCATCTCGGCGCAGCGCGAGGCGACCTCGCCCTGTTCACCGAAAAGTTCGTCACCTATTATAAGTATCCTGTTTTCCACGTCTATAATCTACTACTTATCGGCGGGTTTGACCACAAAAACGGCCCAAAATCCCTGTTTTTTCTCGCGGGAGAGGATTTTGCAGCCGTCCGCGACCAGCGCTCCCGGGACATTTTCGACCGGGGAACCGTCGTCGAGCCATATCTGGAGGACGCGCCCGCGGGGGTAGCCGGCCATCACGAGCCTGGAGCGCACGGCGTTACCGGGGCACACGACGCCCCGCAGGTCCAGCACGTCGGGGAAATCCGCAGACAGACCCTCCGGCAGTGGTCCGACCTTCGCCTGCTCGCAGAAGCGCTCTATCTCGCCGCAATGTTCGCCCGGGCTCTCGAGCCACTCCCCGACCGGATAGTCAGGAAGGCGCGCGGCGACCACCCTCGAAAGTGCCTCCTCGGGCGAGAGGACCGTCCCGAGGGTCCTGCGGAACCACTCGGCGCTCGCGAACGAGACGAGCCTCCGAAGGGCGTCTTCAAACCCAGGTTCGCCCCGATTGGCGTCCATCCACCGTGAAAGAGTAGTCCCGCCGTCCGTTTTCCGTTCATCCATTTTTTTCACCCGAATTTACAATTTTGTGACGCTTCATCGGAAAAGGCACAAAATTGGACATTTTTGTAAAATTTGCTTTTTTACTGACATTTTTCACATAAAAAATAGCAACGAAATATGGCAAAGTAGCCCAATGGTTTCTATATTTGGCGCCAAGCATTCAAATATGCAAAGGTTTCGAAAACGATGAGTACTTTCCTTCTCTACGCAATGTTCGTAGTCTATGTCATCGCCGGCGTAGGATTGGTGATTTACGGGTTCAGTTGCTACTATAGCATATACCTGTTCCTGAAGAACAGCCGCCACACCAGACTTACCGACCGCAAGAATATCCTCCAGTTCTACCGCGAGCATTCCATCAACGAGCTCCCGCAGGTCACGACCCAGCTTCCCATCTTCAACGAAGCGAACTGCGTCGAACGTCTCCTCGAGGCCGTGTGCGCCATCGACTACCCCAAGGACAAGCACGAGATCCAGGTCCTGGACGACTCCACCGACGAATGCTACGAGGTGGCCAAGAAGAAGGTCGAGGAACTCGCCGCCAAGGGTTACGACATCAAGCTTATCCACCGCACGAACCGTTCCGAATACAAGGCCGGCGCCCTCAAGGAAGCCATGGCCGTCGCGAAGGGCGACTTCCTCGCCATCTTCGACGCGGACTTCGTGCCCGAGAAGGACTTCCTCCT from Fibrobacter sp. includes:
- a CDS encoding sulfurtransferase TusA family protein, producing the protein MDERKTDGGTTLSRWMDANRGEPGFEDALRRLVSFASAEWFRRTLGTVLSPEEALSRVVAARLPDYPVGEWLESPGEHCGEIERFCEQAKVGPLPEGLSADFPDVLDLRGVVCPGNAVRSRLVMAGYPRGRVLQIWLDDGSPVENVPGALVADGCKILSREKKQGFWAVFVVKPADK